The DNA region GATATTGAAACTAATGGGCATAATCCTTTTGTGCATCAGCCCATTGAGATTGGGGCGATTGTGTATCAAGGAGGAAAAATTTGTGGAACTTTTCATTCTTTTGTATTTTGCGAGGAAATCCCTGAATATATCACAAAACTAACAGGAATCACATCCCCTATGCTAGAAAAAGCACCTAAGATTCATCAAGTTTTAGAAACTTTTAAATTATTTTTGGGGGATTGTGTTTTTGTGGCGCATAATGTTAGTTTTGATTACCAATTTCTAAGTAATGCACTTTATCGTTATGGTTTTGGGTATCTTTATAATCCACGACTTTGCACGATTAAACTTGCCAAAAAAACATTCACTTCCCCACGCTATTCTCTAGAATTTTTAAATGAATTTTTAGAAATTAGACATTCACCCTTACATCGCGCATTAGAAGATTCTAAAGTAGCTTTAGAAGTATTTAAAAAGTCACTTGAAAGTTTGGATAAAAAGATTTACACAAGTCATGATTTGATAAAATTTACAGAACATATAGATGGAGGAAATAATGCAAACCCAAAATTATCCTAAGAATTTTGAAGCAATTCCAAGCCCTTGTTATGTGCTAGAAGAGGGCAAGTTTATTAAGAATCTGGAAATTTTAGATTCTATTCAAAAAGAAAGTGGAGCAAAGATTCTTTTGGCTCTTAAAGGTTATGCGCTTTGGAGAAGTTTTGATATTGCCAAAAAATACTTGAGTGGAATCACTGCAAGTGGGCTTTATGAAGCTAGGCTTGGTTATGAGACTTTTGGTGGTGAGATTACAACCTTTAGCCCAGCTTATAAATATGAGGAGATGCAAGAATTAGTTAAAATCTCTGATCATATTATTTTTAACTCTTTTTTGCAATGGCAGACTTTTAAGCCTCTGATTGATGAAGCAAATCAATGGCGTGAAAATAAAATACAAGTTGGTTTGCGAGTTAATCCTCAATATAGCGAAGTTACTCCTGCAATCTATAATCCTTGCATTAAAGGATCTAGGCTTGGGATTACACCTAAAGAATTTAAAAAAGGAGTAAAAAAATATGGTTTAGAAGGTATTAGTGGATTGCATTTTCATACACATTGCGAACAAAATAGTGATGCGTTAAGAAGAACTTTGAAGTATTTCATTCAATATTTTGGGCGATATATTCCACAAATGCAGTGGATAAATTTTGGTGGAGGGCACCACATTACACGCAAAGATTACGATAGAGAATTGTTAGTTAAGATTATTAAAAAGTTTAAAAAACGATTTGAAGTGGAAGTGTATTTGGAACCTGGAGAAGCGGTGGGTTGGCAATGTGGATTCTTAATTGGTAGTGTGATAGATATTGTGCATAATGGTGTTGATATTGCTATTTTAGATGTGAGTGCTACTGCACATATGCCTGATTGTCTTGAAATGCCCTATCGCCCTATGGTAAGAAATAGCTATCTAGCTAAGGCTATTTCTAAAAATGGTCATTTAAAGCTTAAAGGAGAGCAAAAATATGCCTATCGCTTTGGTGGTCCAACTTGCTTAGCAGGGGATATTATTGGGGATTATAGTTTTAAAGAGCCACTAAAGCTAGGCGATAGAATCATCTTTGAAGATATGGTGCATTATACTATTGTAAAAAATAATACTTTCAATGGTGTTCCTTTGCCAAGTATTGGTATGATTGATAAAGAAGGGCGATTTAAACTTTTTAAATCTTATTCTTATGAGAATTACAAAGAAAGAAATAGCTAAAAGCCATAAATAATAAAGACTAGAGTAGAATCTGCCTTTTAGATTTTTTTAAAACAAAAAAGATTATAATGAAGCCTTTTTAAAGTTTGTGTAATTTAAATTACACAATGAGAAGCTTAACAATGAGTTTGTATTTAAAGTCAATATTAATGCTTCTCGAGTGAATTTAGTAAATTGCAAGGAAGTTTAACAATGAAAGGTTATGGCAAAATATTATTGGGAGCATTTTGTAGTTTGGTAATGTTTTCTGGTTGCTTTGGCGAAAAAGATTCTAAAGCACAGCAACAAACTATGGTTATTCCTGTCAATATTTATAAAGTTGCTTCAAAAGACATTCCTATTTCTTTTGAATACCCAACGCAACTTACAAGTCCCCAGAAAGTAGAAATCTATGCTAGAGTGGAGGGGACACTTTTGGAGCAGAATTTTGTAGAGGGAAATGTGGTAAAAGAAGGGCAGAAGCTTTTTAAAATTGATCCTGCAAAATATCAAGCCAATGTCAATGTTGCTAAAGCACAATTGCTTTCAGCTCAAGCAACTTTTAAAGAGGCTTCAAGAGATTGGGAGCGTTCTAAAAAACTTTTTGAGCAAAAAGCACTCAGCCCAAAAGAGCGTGATCAATCTTTATCGACTTATGAGAGCGCACAAGCAGGAGTTGCTAATGCAAAGGCAAACTTAGATAATGCGATGATTGATTTAGGCTATACTGATGTTGTTGCAACCACAACAGGAAAGACAAGTTTGACAAACTATGATTTGGGAAATCTTGTTGGATCAGCCTCAAGTAATAACGCACTTGTTACGATTACTCAGCTTGATCCTATTAATGCAGAATTTTCAATTCCAAGCAAGGATTATTATTTTTTAAGAACGCTTAGTCGTAATAATTTAAAAGTTTCTTATATCCTACCAAGTGGAAATGCTTATAGCAAGGAAGGGAAAATAGATTTTATTGATAGTGTAGTGGATTCAAGCACGGCGACAATCAAGGCAAGAGCGGTTGTAGAAAATAAAGATTTTCTTTTGATACCTGGAGAATTTTCACGAATCAAATTAGAAGGATTGGTTGCCAAGGATACCATTGCGATTCCGCAAAATACATTACTTCAAGATTCTCAAGGAAGTTATGTTTATAAAGTGGTTGATGGCAAGGCGATTCAAACAAGAGTAGTTTTG from Helicobacter colisuis includes:
- a CDS encoding 3'-5' exonuclease, encoding MPHRYDRIITKLTRRPLSQNEFLLLLDEVGGLFSERESELEIIKGSGIPLVFAHDKVYLKTTLTPICEERFCIVDIETNGHNPFVHQPIEIGAIVYQGGKICGTFHSFVFCEEIPEYITKLTGITSPMLEKAPKIHQVLETFKLFLGDCVFVAHNVSFDYQFLSNALYRYGFGYLYNPRLCTIKLAKKTFTSPRYSLEFLNEFLEIRHSPLHRALEDSKVALEVFKKSLESLDKKIYTSHDLIKFTEHIDGGNNANPKLS
- the nspC gene encoding carboxynorspermidine decarboxylase yields the protein MQTQNYPKNFEAIPSPCYVLEEGKFIKNLEILDSIQKESGAKILLALKGYALWRSFDIAKKYLSGITASGLYEARLGYETFGGEITTFSPAYKYEEMQELVKISDHIIFNSFLQWQTFKPLIDEANQWRENKIQVGLRVNPQYSEVTPAIYNPCIKGSRLGITPKEFKKGVKKYGLEGISGLHFHTHCEQNSDALRRTLKYFIQYFGRYIPQMQWINFGGGHHITRKDYDRELLVKIIKKFKKRFEVEVYLEPGEAVGWQCGFLIGSVIDIVHNGVDIAILDVSATAHMPDCLEMPYRPMVRNSYLAKAISKNGHLKLKGEQKYAYRFGGPTCLAGDIIGDYSFKEPLKLGDRIIFEDMVHYTIVKNNTFNGVPLPSIGMIDKEGRFKLFKSYSYENYKERNS
- a CDS encoding efflux RND transporter periplasmic adaptor subunit; amino-acid sequence: MKGYGKILLGAFCSLVMFSGCFGEKDSKAQQQTMVIPVNIYKVASKDIPISFEYPTQLTSPQKVEIYARVEGTLLEQNFVEGNVVKEGQKLFKIDPAKYQANVNVAKAQLLSAQATFKEASRDWERSKKLFEQKALSPKERDQSLSTYESAQAGVANAKANLDNAMIDLGYTDVVATTTGKTSLTNYDLGNLVGSASSNNALVTITQLDPINAEFSIPSKDYYFLRTLSRNNLKVSYILPSGNAYSKEGKIDFIDSVVDSSTATIKARAVVENKDFLLIPGEFSRIKLEGLVAKDTIAIPQNTLLQDSQGSYVYKVVDGKAIQTRVVLGQSVGNSFLIQSGLQEGDIIITDQLIKLRPNAPVNIINSQAQ